DNA from uncultured Campylobacter sp.:
GATCGCTAGCGTCACCGATTTTTTTGACGGATTTATCGCGCGCGCATGGGATCAAAAGACCAAGCTTGGAGCCGTGATCGACCCGCTTGCTGACAAGATGCTGACTCTTGGCGCATTTTTAGGACTCATGATGATAGACCGCGCCAGCCCGTGGGCCGTGTATCTCATCCTTGTTCGCGAGTTTTTTATCACAGGATTTCGCGTCGTGATGGCCGGCGATGGCGTAGAGGTCGCCGCATCGATGGCGGGCAAGGTAAAAACCGTCTGCCAGATGGTCGCGATCGGCTTTTTAACCATGCAGTGGCCTTTTGGCGAGTTTTTACTCTGGCTTAGCGTCGCTCTCACGCTGTATTCAGGCTTTGAGTACGTCGCGGCGTATATAAAAGCGAC
Protein-coding regions in this window:
- the pgsA gene encoding CDP-diacylglycerol--glycerol-3-phosphate 3-phosphatidyltransferase; amino-acid sequence: MSLNLPNALAFLRVFLAPLMFWLLLSVNSFSGVHVSWMNYFAALVFVIASVTDFFDGFIARAWDQKTKLGAVIDPLADKMLTLGAFLGLMMIDRASPWAVYLILVREFFITGFRVVMAGDGVEVAASMAGKVKTVCQMVAIGFLTMQWPFGEFLLWLSVALTLYSGFEYVAAYIKATKKS